Proteins encoded in a region of the Sterolibacterium denitrificans genome:
- a CDS encoding ABC transporter permease has translation MRTSDLIRFARDAALGSPLRTSLLVLAISIGVAAVVTLTALGDGARQYVLREFSSLGTNLLIVMPGRSSTGGFNPANAITSTPRDLTLNDAQSLLRSPAISRVAPLAIGNTEIGIGGKLRETIVLGTTAEYTRIRSLEIAQGRFLAASEWGQGQAEVVIGSTIRRELFGAEPALGRLVRIGGWRYRVVGVFAPSGNSLGTNTDEVVVIPVSLAQSMLNSNTLFRIFIEAKSRESIEAARTQALDIIKQRHEGEADVTVITQDAVLQTFDRVLTALTLGVAGISAISLVVSGILVMNVMLVSVVQRTAEIGLLKALGATRRNIELAFLTEAGILSIAGGFLGYVLGLLGAALIRDMYPNFPAFPPDWAVLAALGTAMVSGILFGVAPARNAAGLDPVAALAKH, from the coding sequence ATGCGCACGAGTGACCTGATCCGCTTCGCCCGCGACGCCGCGCTCGGCAGTCCGTTGCGGACATCTCTGCTGGTGCTGGCGATCTCCATCGGCGTGGCGGCAGTGGTCACCTTGACCGCGCTGGGTGACGGTGCGCGGCAGTACGTGTTGCGCGAGTTCTCCTCGCTGGGCACCAATCTGCTCATCGTCATGCCCGGCCGCTCATCGACCGGCGGCTTCAATCCCGCCAATGCAATCACCAGTACGCCGCGCGACCTGACGCTGAACGATGCCCAGTCCCTGCTGCGTTCGCCGGCCATCAGCCGTGTCGCGCCGCTGGCCATCGGCAATACCGAAATCGGCATCGGCGGCAAACTGCGCGAAACCATCGTGCTGGGGACGACGGCCGAATACACGCGCATCCGTTCCCTGGAGATTGCCCAAGGGCGCTTTCTTGCGGCGAGCGAATGGGGACAGGGCCAGGCCGAGGTGGTCATCGGCTCCACCATCCGCCGCGAACTGTTTGGCGCGGAGCCGGCCTTGGGGCGGCTGGTGCGCATCGGCGGCTGGCGTTACCGGGTGGTGGGCGTGTTCGCGCCGAGCGGCAATTCGCTGGGGACGAATACCGATGAAGTGGTGGTGATTCCGGTCTCACTGGCGCAGTCGATGCTCAACAGCAATACCCTGTTCCGTATTTTCATCGAGGCGAAGAGCCGCGAGTCGATCGAAGCGGCCAGAACGCAGGCGCTCGACATCATCAAGCAGCGCCATGAAGGCGAGGCCGACGTCACGGTAATCACCCAGGATGCGGTACTGCAAACCTTCGACCGCGTGCTGACCGCGCTGACGCTGGGCGTGGCCGGCATCTCGGCGATCAGCCTGGTGGTTTCCGGCATCCTGGTGATGAATGTGATGCTGGTTTCCGTCGTGCAGCGCACTGCGGAAATCGGCCTGCTCAAGGCGCTGGGTGCCACCCGGCGGAATATCGAGCTCGCCTTTCTCACCGAAGCCGGCATCCTTTCGATTGCCGGCGGTTTCCTGGGTTACGTGCTGGGCCTGCTGGGTGCTGCGCTGATTCGTGACATGTATCCCAATTTCCCTGCCTTTCCGCCGGACTGGGCCGTGCTGGCCGCGTTGGGTACCGCCATGGTGAGCGGCATTCTGTTCGGCGTCGCGCCGGCCCGCAATGCGGCCGGGCTCGATCCCGTCGCGGCGCTGGCCAAGCATTGA
- a CDS encoding nucleotidyl transferase AbiEii/AbiGii toxin family protein codes for MIEKQEISELARELSLDLHVVEKDYVLGWLLAGIAANPELSENWVFKGGTCLKKCYFETYRFSEDLDFTVTEEAQLDEDYLLQAFRQMAEWVYEQSGIEIPGEQIRFKLSVLDGGRYAEGRVYYVGPLMQKRNLARIKFDLTSKEKLVLPPQKRAVHHPYSDCPDDGIHVLSYCFEEVFAEKIRALAERERPRDLYDVVHLYRHDEIQPDRGVVLKTLQEKCAFKGIPVPTIGSLQREDAKIKLAAEWEDMLAHQLPVLPDLEQFWNEIPNVFRWLHGDVEKPSLASAPIVGSLDNAWQPPAMVYAWRTAVPLESVRFAAANRLCVNLRYQDSWRLIEPYSLRRSMDGNLLLCAVKHETGESRTYRVDRIQGVEVSRTPFTPRYQIELTPTGPLAALPVQRLAAPRQSINSRPRVSGSPTRTLTGQTGPTYVFKCPSCGKQFRRKTYDATLSSHKNKNGFQCFGGFGSLVKTEY; via the coding sequence GTGATCGAAAAGCAGGAAATCTCGGAATTGGCGCGCGAGCTTTCGCTGGATTTGCACGTCGTCGAAAAGGATTACGTCCTCGGCTGGCTGCTCGCCGGCATTGCCGCGAACCCCGAGCTCTCGGAAAACTGGGTTTTCAAGGGTGGAACATGCTTGAAGAAATGCTACTTTGAGACGTACCGGTTTTCCGAGGATCTGGATTTCACGGTGACCGAGGAAGCCCAGCTCGACGAGGACTACCTGCTGCAGGCATTCCGTCAAATGGCGGAATGGGTCTATGAGCAGAGCGGCATCGAGATTCCTGGAGAACAGATTCGGTTCAAGTTGTCAGTGCTCGACGGCGGTCGGTACGCGGAGGGGCGCGTCTATTACGTCGGCCCTCTCATGCAGAAGCGCAATCTGGCTCGGATCAAGTTCGATCTGACCAGCAAGGAGAAGCTCGTACTACCGCCACAGAAAAGAGCTGTCCATCATCCGTACAGCGACTGCCCGGATGATGGTATCCATGTCTTGAGCTACTGTTTCGAGGAAGTGTTTGCCGAGAAGATTAGGGCCTTGGCAGAACGGGAGCGTCCGCGCGATCTGTACGACGTCGTGCATCTATACCGGCATGATGAGATTCAGCCCGATCGGGGTGTGGTACTCAAAACACTGCAGGAAAAATGCGCGTTCAAGGGTATCCCCGTCCCGACCATTGGGAGCCTGCAGCGCGAGGATGCCAAGATCAAGTTGGCCGCCGAATGGGAGGACATGCTTGCCCATCAGTTACCCGTCTTGCCGGACCTCGAGCAGTTCTGGAATGAGATCCCGAATGTTTTTCGCTGGCTTCATGGCGATGTCGAAAAGCCCTCACTGGCATCGGCGCCAATCGTTGGGTCGTTGGACAATGCGTGGCAACCGCCCGCAATGGTCTATGCATGGCGCACAGCAGTCCCGCTGGAGTCCGTGAGATTCGCTGCCGCCAACCGCCTGTGCGTCAATTTGCGTTATCAGGACTCTTGGCGACTGATCGAGCCGTACTCGCTACGCCGCAGCATGGACGGAAACCTGCTGCTTTGTGCCGTCAAGCATGAAACCGGGGAATCCAGAACTTACCGGGTGGATCGGATTCAAGGTGTCGAGGTCAGCAGAACGCCATTCACCCCCCGGTACCAGATTGAGCTGACCCCGACCGGGCCATTGGCGGCACTGCCCGTTCAACGCCTTGCCGCACCAAGACAATCAATCAACTCGAGACCAAGGGTCTCGGGCAGCCCCACAAGAACGTTGACCGGGCAGACTGGGCCCACCTATGTGTTCAAGTGTCCGAGTTGCGGGAAGCAATTCCGCCGAAAAACCTATGACGCAACATTGTCATCCCACAAGAACAAAAATGGCTTCCAGTGCTTCGGGGGCTTCGGTTCGTTGGTGAAAACGGAATATTGA
- a CDS encoding ABC transporter ATP-binding protein — MTSPLIELKGIERVFYLGDSKVNALRELNVSIDAGEYVAVMGPSGSGKSTLLNLLGLLDRPDAGTYRLEGRDVTTLSAEEQARVRSERIGFVFQSFHLVPRLTAAENIALPMTLAGIPPKERSLRVAQALKDYGLDDRGHHRPNELSGGQRQRVAIARALVMKPAVILADEPTGNLDRATGEEVMRLLEELNSRGVTLIVVTHDMNLGKRARRQLRMEDGRLQHDSAASAASSESAKSTRAAESGDAHE, encoded by the coding sequence ATGACCTCACCCCTGATCGAACTGAAGGGCATCGAGCGCGTTTTCTATCTCGGCGACAGCAAGGTCAACGCGCTCCGCGAACTGAACGTCAGCATAGACGCCGGCGAATACGTCGCCGTGATGGGGCCGTCCGGCTCCGGAAAATCCACGCTGCTGAACCTGCTGGGTCTGCTCGATCGTCCCGATGCCGGTACCTATCGGCTCGAAGGCCGCGATGTGACCACGCTGTCCGCGGAAGAACAGGCGCGGGTGCGCAGCGAGCGGATCGGTTTCGTCTTCCAGAGCTTTCATCTGGTGCCGCGCCTGACGGCGGCCGAGAATATCGCCCTGCCCATGACGTTGGCGGGCATTCCGCCGAAGGAGCGTTCGTTGCGCGTGGCCCAGGCGCTCAAGGATTACGGTCTGGACGATCGCGGCCATCACCGGCCGAACGAGCTTTCCGGCGGCCAGCGCCAGCGCGTCGCCATCGCCCGCGCCCTGGTGATGAAACCGGCGGTGATTCTCGCGGATGAACCGACGGGCAACCTCGACCGCGCGACGGGCGAAGAGGTGATGCGTCTGCTCGAAGAACTCAACAGCCGTGGCGTGACGCTGATCGTGGTGACGCACGACATGAACCTGGGCAAGCGCGCCCGTCGCCAGTTGCGCATGGAAGACGGCCGCCTCCAGCATGACAGTGCCGCATCCGCTGCATCTTCCGAATCCGCCAAATCCACCAGGGCCGCCGAGTCGGGCGATGCGCACGAGTGA
- a CDS encoding type IV toxin-antitoxin system AbiEi family antitoxin domain-containing protein gives MGNVSHHLSGLGKLDRERLSAVMRGTKGTITNEQAARVMGLDQADASKLLARWCKKGWLSRVARGLYVPVPLEAERSDLPLEDSWLVAVSLYSPCYIGGWSAAEHWDLTEQIFRTTVVMTTTRPRNRKPTLKGAAFWLSTIAPEKMFGLKTVWRGSVKVSVSDPSRTMLDMLSDPQLGGGIRSVQDMFRNYLGSDAKNLGQLMEYAERLGNGAVFKRLGFLLETNAPQEAEAIERCQRHLTMGNARIDPKMPAEALVVRWRLWVPHDWKTGVK, from the coding sequence ATGGGAAACGTAAGCCATCACCTGTCTGGTCTAGGCAAGCTTGACCGCGAGCGCTTGTCCGCCGTCATGCGCGGCACAAAGGGAACGATCACCAACGAGCAAGCCGCTAGGGTCATGGGGCTTGACCAGGCTGACGCATCGAAGCTGCTGGCACGGTGGTGCAAGAAGGGCTGGTTGTCGCGGGTAGCTCGAGGGCTTTACGTGCCTGTGCCGTTGGAGGCCGAGCGGTCTGATTTGCCACTCGAAGATTCCTGGCTGGTCGCCGTCAGTCTCTACTCGCCGTGCTACATCGGCGGCTGGAGTGCGGCTGAGCATTGGGATCTGACCGAACAGATTTTTCGGACGACGGTGGTGATGACCACGACGCGTCCACGGAATAGAAAGCCCACGCTCAAAGGGGCGGCATTTTGGCTCTCCACCATTGCTCCGGAAAAAATGTTCGGCCTGAAGACGGTTTGGCGTGGATCGGTAAAAGTCTCCGTTTCCGACCCCAGCAGAACCATGCTGGACATGTTGTCCGATCCCCAGCTTGGCGGTGGCATTCGGTCCGTCCAGGACATGTTCAGAAACTACCTCGGTTCCGATGCCAAGAACCTCGGCCAGTTGATGGAGTATGCCGAGCGTCTGGGCAACGGCGCGGTATTCAAACGCCTAGGGTTTCTGTTGGAAACAAACGCTCCGCAGGAGGCCGAGGCAATCGAACGATGCCAGCGCCATCTGACGATGGGCAACGCGCGCATCGATCCGAAAATGCCTGCCGAGGCATTGGTGGTGCGGTGGCGACTCTGGGTGCCTCACGACTGGAAGACGGGGGTGAAGTGA
- a CDS encoding polyprenyl synthetase family protein, whose protein sequence is MREVDRVIRARLHSDVLLIRQVAEYIIAGGGKRLRPALVLLTAGALEYRGSHRHELAAVVEFIHTATLLHDDVVDESELRRGQETANALFGNAASVLVGDFLYSRAFQMMLVADDMRVMQVLADATNVIAEGEVLQLMNCRNVDIEIEAYLQVIRYKTAKLFEAAARLGALLGGADADMEERLARYGMHLGTAFQLIDDVLDYSGEEADTGKHLGDDLAEGKPTLPLIHVMQHGNAAQAECVRNALLSGGREQFSQVLAAIQSTDALTVTRKQAEYEVEQAILALDTLKASNYKKALLELAAFAIARNH, encoded by the coding sequence ATGCGCGAGGTCGATCGGGTCATCCGCGCCCGATTGCATTCCGATGTCCTCCTGATTCGCCAGGTTGCCGAGTACATCATTGCCGGCGGCGGCAAGCGGCTGCGTCCGGCGCTGGTGCTGCTTACGGCGGGTGCGCTCGAGTATCGAGGCAGCCATCGGCATGAACTCGCCGCCGTGGTCGAGTTCATCCATACCGCCACCCTGCTGCACGACGATGTCGTCGATGAGTCGGAACTCAGGCGCGGGCAGGAAACCGCGAATGCCTTGTTCGGCAATGCGGCCAGCGTGCTGGTGGGTGATTTTTTGTATTCCCGCGCCTTTCAGATGATGCTGGTGGCGGACGACATGCGCGTCATGCAGGTACTTGCCGACGCCACCAACGTGATTGCCGAAGGCGAAGTGCTGCAGTTGATGAATTGCCGCAATGTCGATATCGAAATCGAAGCCTATCTGCAGGTGATCCGCTACAAGACGGCCAAGCTGTTTGAAGCGGCCGCCCGTCTCGGGGCGTTGCTGGGCGGCGCCGATGCCGACATGGAAGAGCGGCTGGCGCGTTACGGCATGCATTTGGGGACGGCCTTTCAGTTGATCGACGATGTGCTCGATTATTCCGGCGAGGAAGCCGATACCGGCAAGCACCTGGGGGACGACCTGGCCGAAGGCAAGCCGACCCTGCCGCTGATTCACGTCATGCAGCATGGCAACGCGGCGCAGGCCGAGTGTGTGCGCAATGCGCTGCTTTCCGGCGGGCGCGAACAGTTCAGCCAGGTTCTGGCCGCGATTCAGAGTACCGACGCACTGACCGTGACTCGCAAGCAGGCCGAGTACGAAGTTGAGCAAGCCATTTTGGCGCTCGACACATTAAAAGCTTCAAATTACAAAAAAGCCCTGCTAGAATTAGCGGCCTTTGCGATAGCGCGGAATCACTAG
- the waaA gene encoding lipid IV(A) 3-deoxy-D-manno-octulosonic acid transferase: MSMARFLYTLSLLLTAPLVPLYLLWRARRQPEYLRHWNERCGFFASRLRPAVGQTTLWLHAVSVGETRATQPLVKLIRQRWPQTRILLTHMTPTGRQTAAELYGRDAAIASVYLPYDFPWAMRRFLRHFRPQLGAVMETELWPNLVAACRYQDIPLLLVNARLSEKSARGYARFPHLTRETLQGLRAIAAQSPEDAARLEGLGAAHCHVTGNLKFDINPPDELLRRGKHWLRQWRKDAPRRRVLLAASTREGEEALILDAYLRHLDAALLLVIVPRHPQRFDAVVALATARRLKTVRRSALDETAQLDGGTQVLIGDSMGELFAYYAACDVAFIGGSLLDYGCQNLIEACAVGVPVLLGPSTYNFADAAQAALAAGAARQIRDADELFDRALCMLAAPGSADTSPGATFAAGHRGASERTLQLMADILE; the protein is encoded by the coding sequence ATGAGCATGGCGCGCTTCCTCTATACCCTGTCGCTGCTGCTGACAGCGCCGCTGGTGCCGCTCTACCTGCTCTGGCGCGCGCGCCGGCAGCCGGAATATCTGCGGCACTGGAACGAGCGCTGCGGCTTTTTTGCATCGCGGCTGCGCCCGGCGGTCGGCCAGACGACCCTCTGGCTGCATGCCGTCTCGGTCGGCGAGACGCGCGCCACCCAGCCGCTGGTCAAGCTGATCCGCCAGCGTTGGCCGCAGACGCGCATCCTGCTGACCCACATGACGCCCACCGGGCGACAGACCGCCGCCGAGCTGTATGGCCGGGATGCGGCCATCGCCAGCGTGTATCTGCCCTACGACTTTCCCTGGGCGATGCGGCGCTTTCTGCGCCACTTCCGCCCGCAACTGGGCGCGGTCATGGAAACGGAACTGTGGCCGAACCTGGTGGCGGCCTGCCGGTACCAAGACATCCCGCTGCTGCTGGTGAATGCCCGCCTGTCGGAAAAATCCGCCCGCGGCTATGCCCGCTTTCCCCATCTCACGCGCGAGACCTTGCAAGGACTGCGCGCCATCGCGGCCCAAAGCCCGGAAGATGCCGCCCGTCTGGAAGGACTCGGCGCCGCGCACTGCCACGTCACCGGCAATCTCAAGTTCGACATCAACCCGCCTGACGAGCTGCTGCGGCGCGGCAAGCACTGGCTGCGGCAATGGCGCAAGGATGCGCCGCGGCGGCGCGTGCTGCTGGCCGCCTCGACCCGCGAAGGCGAGGAAGCACTGATCCTCGACGCCTATCTGCGCCACCTCGACGCGGCGCTTCTGCTGGTCATCGTCCCCAGACATCCGCAGCGTTTCGACGCCGTTGTCGCCCTCGCCACGGCACGCCGCCTGAAGACCGTCCGCCGCAGCGCGCTGGACGAAACGGCGCAACTGGACGGCGGAACGCAAGTCCTCATCGGCGACAGCATGGGCGAACTGTTCGCCTACTACGCCGCCTGCGACGTGGCTTTCATCGGCGGCAGCCTGCTCGATTACGGCTGCCAGAATCTCATCGAAGCCTGCGCCGTCGGCGTGCCGGTGCTGCTCGGCCCATCGACCTACAATTTCGCCGACGCCGCCCAGGCCGCGCTGGCGGCCGGCGCGGCACGGCAGATTCGCGACGCCGATGAATTGTTCGACCGCGCCCTGTGCATGCTCGCCGCGCCCGGATCGGCCGACACTTCACCCGGCGCCACCTTCGCCGCCGGGCATCGCGGCGCCAGCGAGCGCACGCTGCAGCTGATGGCCGACATTCTGGAATAA
- a CDS encoding efflux RND transporter periplasmic adaptor subunit, translating into MTSSKTSSILGRLLFGLIVIAAIAGAWWKLTQPKPIKVVFAGIDVGKVESSIANTRAGEVESCRRTKLATLMGGRIEQLPVKEGERVKKGQLLMKLWNDDQLAQKNLANAQVDTARQGVAEACSLAAASEREAQRLDLLHAQNYVSSSRSESAQAEADARRAACDSAKARVAQALAQVNVVKVEQGRTFLYAPFDGTVAKITGEIGEYSTPSPPGIPTPPAIDLIDESCLYIKAPMDEVDSTKIHEGQPVRISLDALPKKSFPGHIKRVAPYVLAIEKQSRTVDVEAVFDNPEEVARLLVGYTANIEVILDVRNKVVRVPTSALLEGGRVLVAGVGGKLEERAIKTGLSNWEYTEVLEGLAAGDRVVTSLEREGVKAGAYFEAEEPALIATQR; encoded by the coding sequence ATGACTAGCTCAAAGACATCGTCCATACTTGGCCGCCTGCTGTTCGGGCTTATCGTGATCGCGGCAATTGCCGGTGCCTGGTGGAAGCTGACCCAGCCCAAGCCCATCAAGGTGGTATTTGCGGGAATCGATGTTGGCAAGGTCGAATCCTCGATTGCCAACACGCGTGCTGGCGAGGTGGAGTCCTGCCGCCGCACCAAACTGGCGACCCTGATGGGAGGACGCATCGAGCAGTTGCCGGTCAAGGAGGGCGAGCGGGTCAAGAAGGGGCAATTGCTGATGAAGCTCTGGAATGACGACCAGCTTGCTCAGAAGAATCTGGCCAATGCGCAGGTCGATACGGCGCGCCAGGGCGTGGCCGAAGCCTGCAGCCTGGCAGCGGCATCCGAACGCGAGGCGCAGCGCCTCGATCTGCTGCATGCGCAGAATTATGTTTCCAGTTCGCGCAGCGAGTCCGCCCAGGCGGAAGCCGACGCCAGGCGCGCCGCCTGCGACTCGGCCAAGGCGCGCGTGGCCCAGGCGCTGGCGCAGGTCAATGTGGTCAAGGTCGAGCAGGGCCGCACCTTCCTGTACGCGCCTTTCGATGGCACCGTGGCAAAGATCACCGGCGAGATCGGCGAGTATTCCACGCCTTCGCCACCGGGTATCCCGACGCCGCCGGCCATCGATCTGATCGACGAGAGCTGCCTCTACATCAAGGCGCCGATGGATGAGGTCGATTCGACGAAGATCCACGAGGGCCAGCCGGTGCGCATTTCGCTGGACGCGTTGCCGAAGAAATCCTTTCCGGGTCACATCAAGCGGGTTGCGCCATACGTCCTGGCCATCGAAAAGCAATCGCGCACGGTCGATGTCGAGGCGGTATTCGACAACCCTGAAGAGGTTGCCCGCTTGCTGGTCGGCTATACCGCCAATATCGAAGTCATCCTCGACGTGCGCAACAAGGTGGTGCGCGTTCCCACCTCGGCCCTGCTGGAAGGCGGCCGGGTGCTGGTGGCGGGAGTCGGCGGCAAGCTGGAAGAGCGCGCGATCAAGACTGGGCTGTCGAACTGGGAATACACCGAAGTGCTCGAAGGTCTGGCTGCCGGCGACCGGGTCGTGACCTCGCTGGAGCGTGAAGGAGTGAAGGCAGGCGCCTACTTCGAGGCCGAAGAGCCGGCGCTCATTGCGACGCAGCGTTGA
- a CDS encoding ABC transporter permease, whose product MRTSDSILLALRAITAQRLRSFLTLLGIAVGIAAVILLTSIGEGIHRFILSEFSQFGTNTIFISPGKTKTGGQHASGIPSSVRPLTIEDARALQHLPNILAVTPWIWGNSEVSGNGRVRRTTLYGVGADMPKVVTIAIRIGQFLPREESGSARSLAVLGAKLKRELFGDANPLGERVRIGNMQFTVIGVLEARGQVLGVDVDDTLFIPAARAMELYNRDGVSEIRVAYPENVSVDHVSAAIKTTLKARHGREDFTLITQADMLRSLSKILNILTMAVGALGSISLLVGGVGIVTIMTIAVTERTSEIGLMVALGAPRRTILGIFLGEAVVLSAIGGFLGLAIGIGLAQIIHATLPDLPVHTPLEFVALAEGIAIAIGLLAGVLPARRAASMDAVEALRTE is encoded by the coding sequence ATGAGAACCAGCGACAGCATCCTGCTTGCCTTGCGTGCCATCACGGCACAGCGTCTGCGCAGCTTTCTGACGCTGTTGGGCATTGCCGTCGGCATCGCGGCGGTGATCCTGCTGACTTCCATCGGCGAAGGCATCCACCGTTTCATCCTCAGTGAATTCAGCCAGTTCGGCACCAACACCATTTTCATTTCACCGGGCAAGACCAAGACCGGCGGCCAGCACGCCAGCGGCATTCCCAGCTCGGTGCGGCCGCTGACCATCGAGGATGCGCGAGCGCTCCAGCATCTGCCCAACATCCTCGCCGTGACGCCGTGGATCTGGGGCAATTCGGAAGTCTCCGGAAATGGGCGCGTGCGCCGCACGACGCTCTACGGCGTGGGCGCCGACATGCCCAAGGTGGTGACGATCGCCATTCGCATCGGCCAGTTTCTCCCGCGTGAAGAATCGGGCAGCGCCCGCTCGCTGGCGGTGCTGGGCGCCAAGCTCAAGCGGGAATTGTTCGGCGACGCCAATCCGCTGGGCGAACGGGTACGCATCGGCAACATGCAATTCACGGTGATCGGCGTACTCGAGGCGCGCGGACAAGTACTCGGCGTGGATGTCGATGACACGCTGTTCATCCCGGCCGCCCGCGCGATGGAACTCTACAACCGCGATGGCGTATCGGAAATCCGCGTCGCCTATCCGGAGAATGTTTCGGTGGATCATGTCTCCGCCGCCATCAAAACGACGCTCAAGGCGCGGCATGGCCGCGAGGACTTCACCCTGATCACCCAGGCCGACATGCTGCGTTCGCTGTCGAAGATCCTCAACATCCTGACCATGGCGGTGGGCGCGCTGGGCAGCATCTCCCTGCTCGTCGGCGGGGTGGGCATCGTGACCATCATGACCATCGCCGTCACCGAGCGTACCAGTGAAATCGGCCTGATGGTCGCACTCGGCGCGCCACGCCGCACCATCCTTGGCATCTTCCTCGGCGAAGCCGTGGTGCTCTCGGCCATCGGTGGATTCCTCGGCCTGGCGATCGGCATCGGCCTGGCGCAAATCATTCACGCCACGCTGCCCGACCTGCCGGTGCATACCCCGCTGGAGTTCGTCGCGCTTGCCGAAGGAATCGCCATCGCCATCGGCCTGCTCGCCGGCGTCCTGCCCGCACGCCGCGCCGCAAGCATGGACGCGGTCGAGGCTTTGCGCACGGAATGA
- the waaC gene encoding lipopolysaccharide heptosyltransferase I — protein sequence MPPSSSRRNAATLPPTHAAPTLPAAPRAILLVKTSSLGDVVHNLPVASDLRRHFPQAQIDWVVEETFADIPRLHPAVRRVIPVALRRWRKRLLQPATWGEIAAARRALRREAYDLVLDTQGLLKSAVLTSQTRLAPHGRRCGHAAESAREPIAARCYDTGYAIPKNVHAVERNRWLAAAACNYPPDLPLDYGLAALPASVPEAWHDGAAYAVLLTATSRDDKLWPEAHWHALIGALAAQGLQCILPAGSAGERSRAERLAATIPAGAARVAPPLSIAELAGLCAGAALVVGVDTGLTHLAAALARPTLALFCASNPQLTGVYTGDPPASPAINLGAAGQPPSAFAVIDAALAMLG from the coding sequence GTGCCACCCTCATCTTCCAGGCGGAACGCCGCTACCCTGCCCCCGACCCATGCCGCGCCCACCCTCCCGGCGGCGCCGCGCGCGATTCTGCTCGTCAAGACCTCGTCGCTGGGCGACGTGGTGCACAACCTGCCGGTCGCCAGCGACCTGCGGCGCCATTTCCCGCAGGCGCAGATCGACTGGGTGGTCGAAGAAACTTTCGCCGACATTCCACGCCTGCATCCCGCCGTGCGCCGGGTCATTCCCGTCGCCTTGCGGCGCTGGCGCAAGCGCTTGCTGCAACCGGCCACCTGGGGGGAAATCGCCGCCGCGCGACGGGCGCTGCGGCGCGAAGCCTACGATCTGGTACTCGACACCCAGGGACTCCTGAAAAGCGCCGTGCTGACCAGCCAGACACGACTGGCCCCGCATGGCCGGCGTTGCGGCCATGCCGCCGAATCCGCCCGCGAGCCGATTGCCGCACGCTGCTACGACACCGGCTACGCCATCCCAAAAAACGTCCATGCCGTCGAGCGCAACCGCTGGCTGGCGGCCGCGGCCTGCAATTACCCGCCCGACCTGCCGCTCGACTACGGCCTCGCCGCGCTGCCCGCATCGGTGCCGGAAGCATGGCACGACGGCGCGGCCTATGCCGTGCTGCTGACCGCCACCAGCCGCGACGACAAGCTCTGGCCGGAAGCGCATTGGCATGCGTTGATCGGCGCGCTGGCGGCGCAGGGACTGCAGTGCATACTGCCGGCGGGCTCGGCCGGCGAACGCAGCCGCGCCGAGCGGCTTGCCGCGACGATTCCCGCTGGCGCGGCCCGCGTTGCGCCGCCCCTGTCGATCGCCGAACTGGCCGGCCTGTGCGCCGGGGCCGCGCTGGTGGTCGGCGTCGATACCGGCCTGACCCATCTGGCCGCCGCCCTGGCGCGGCCGACACTGGCATTGTTCTGCGCCTCGAATCCGCAACTGACCGGCGTGTATACCGGCGATCCGCCGGCCAGCCCGGCCATCAACCTGGGCGCGGCCGGCCAGCCGCCCAGCGCGTTCGCCGTCATCGACGCCGCGCTGGCCATGCTGGGCTGA